One Methanohalophilus mahii DSM 5219 genomic window carries:
- a CDS encoding FAD:protein FMN transferase, with protein MNPKYLVILALIIIMVVGFAYVQSPSEDNSEEYHTYSQARMLMDTDVTITVVDNNETHAYNSIEDAFMNMEKASNLLDSYNNSSEIHILNEHKETENASDDLIHVIERGIYYSQISDGAFDITVKPVLDLWASKFGPDQPNVPPTEKEINNTLSLVNSSNITIEDNTIIIEKNMGITLEGIAKGYVVDRAIMSLQENGIENGFVNAGGDGRYMGEKSDGQEWSIGLQDPDKKAEPITIINARNIAVATSGNYERYYNKSASASHIADPRTGYPVSHLISATIIAPTAMEADALATTVFVMEEEKGLEMIEKLEGVECLLINSEKEITRSSGFAKYEQLKD; from the coding sequence ATGAACCCGAAATACCTGGTGATTCTTGCATTGATAATCATTATGGTTGTTGGATTTGCATATGTGCAATCCCCCTCCGAAGACAATTCTGAAGAATACCACACATATAGCCAGGCAAGAATGCTGATGGATACAGATGTCACAATAACTGTTGTGGATAACAATGAAACACATGCATACAACAGCATAGAAGATGCTTTCATGAACATGGAAAAGGCATCCAATCTGCTTGATTCCTATAATAACAGCAGTGAAATCCACATTCTCAACGAGCACAAGGAAACCGAGAATGCCAGTGATGATCTAATACACGTAATTGAAAGAGGAATTTACTATTCACAGATCAGTGACGGGGCATTTGACATAACTGTAAAACCTGTACTGGACCTGTGGGCAAGCAAATTCGGACCCGATCAACCCAACGTCCCCCCTACAGAAAAAGAAATAAACAACACACTTTCCCTTGTAAATTCCTCGAATATTACCATAGAAGACAACACAATAATTATTGAAAAGAATATGGGAATCACTCTTGAAGGAATAGCCAAGGGATATGTCGTAGACAGGGCAATAATGAGCCTGCAGGAAAATGGAATTGAAAACGGATTTGTAAATGCTGGTGGAGACGGACGATATATGGGGGAAAAATCTGATGGACAGGAATGGTCTATTGGGCTTCAGGACCCGGATAAAAAAGCAGAACCGATAACCATAATAAATGCCCGCAATATCGCTGTTGCGACCAGCGGCAATTACGAACGCTACTACAACAAATCCGCCAGCGCATCACACATCGCAGATCCTCGTACAGGCTATCCGGTTTCACACCTGATCAGTGCAACTATAATAGCTCCTACAGCCATGGAGGCAGATGCACTTGCAACTACCGTTTTTGTAATGGAAGAAGAAAAGGGACTCGAAATGATAGAAAAACTGGAAGGAGTGGAATGCCTCCTTATAAACAGTGAGAAAGAAATTACCAGGTCAAGCGGGTTTGCTAAATACGAACAACTTAAAGATTGA
- the thpR gene encoding RNA 2',3'-cyclic phosphodiesterase: MVRTFVAVEFPVDFAQIVKEVQESFRDLGKMKMVPAEIVHVTLKFLGDVDEDKIADVGQSLENISCEPFTCLIKGTGVFPNVRRPRVLWLGMEGDFDPLHKQVEYYLEKEGFEPDKREFTAHATIARIKHIPRSNMEQFASMVEEMENVEFGKFTVDNFRLKKSILTPEGPVYETLRQFNL; encoded by the coding sequence TTGGTAAGAACATTTGTTGCTGTGGAGTTCCCCGTGGATTTTGCGCAGATAGTAAAAGAGGTACAGGAAAGTTTCAGGGATTTGGGAAAGATGAAAATGGTCCCTGCGGAAATTGTCCATGTTACCTTGAAATTCCTGGGAGATGTTGATGAAGACAAAATTGCGGATGTGGGGCAATCTCTTGAAAATATTTCCTGTGAACCTTTCACATGCCTTATAAAAGGGACGGGAGTTTTTCCCAATGTCAGAAGACCGCGTGTATTATGGTTAGGTATGGAAGGCGATTTTGACCCTTTGCATAAGCAGGTTGAATACTACCTTGAAAAAGAAGGCTTTGAACCCGATAAACGTGAATTTACCGCTCATGCAACTATTGCACGAATAAAACATATTCCCCGCTCCAATATGGAGCAATTTGCCAGTATGGTTGAGGAGATGGAGAATGTCGAATTCGGAAAATTTACGGTCGATAACTTCAGGCTAAAAAAAAGTATATTGACGCCAGAAGGCCCTGTATATGAAACCCTCCGGCAGTTCAATCTTTAA
- a CDS encoding DNA integrity scanning protein DisA nucleotide-binding domain protein, with amino-acid sequence MDTADILVKSALETATQIKASAIIVSGNVDRNLFGCDLPVYFAANPSRSAVESLIPLDEEEGRLKQIVNQIQRDAAVSIEDVENAAAIEQAIGDIKKGKVVGLVVTDDSGAVIVHNISGNPLLKALEKFEQRVSPEIIRAVLKIALEIASTGREGSPVGTAFIIGDLEEVMQRSHQMILNPYSGHPEDERNILKKNNRESIKEFALLDGVFIISKEGVVHAAGRYLDVDAKDIGINKGLGGRHVSAAAITRDTVAVAITVSESGGTVRMFMDGKEMASIECNDRAIRKH; translated from the coding sequence ATGGACACTGCTGACATACTTGTAAAATCCGCACTTGAAACTGCAACACAGATTAAGGCTTCTGCAATAATTGTATCAGGAAATGTTGACAGGAATTTATTTGGTTGTGACCTGCCCGTCTACTTTGCTGCAAACCCATCGAGAAGTGCCGTTGAAAGCCTGATACCTCTCGACGAAGAAGAAGGAAGGTTAAAACAAATTGTCAACCAGATCCAGAGAGATGCCGCGGTTTCCATAGAAGATGTAGAAAATGCAGCAGCTATTGAGCAGGCAATAGGGGATATTAAAAAAGGAAAGGTTGTAGGACTGGTAGTTACAGATGATTCAGGTGCTGTAATCGTCCATAATATTTCAGGGAATCCACTATTAAAAGCGCTGGAAAAATTTGAACAGAGAGTCTCCCCTGAAATAATAAGAGCAGTTCTTAAAATTGCTCTGGAAATTGCTTCCACAGGCAGGGAAGGCAGTCCTGTAGGTACAGCTTTTATAATCGGTGATCTTGAAGAAGTGATGCAGCGCTCCCACCAGATGATCCTCAACCCTTATTCAGGCCATCCTGAAGATGAAAGGAACATCTTAAAGAAAAATAATCGGGAATCGATTAAAGAATTTGCTCTGCTTGATGGTGTATTTATAATATCTAAAGAAGGAGTAGTGCATGCCGCAGGTCGTTACCTGGATGTTGATGCAAAGGACATAGGGATAAATAAGGGACTGGGAGGCAGACATGTATCAGCAGCTGCGATCACCCGGGATACCGTGGCGGTTGCAATAACTGTTTCAGAAAGTGGCGGAACAGTACGGATGTTCATGGATGGCAAGGAAATGGCCTCTATAGAGTGTAACGACAGGGCCATCCGTAAACACTGA
- a CDS encoding mRNA surveillance protein pelota, with protein sequence MRVTKKNLKGNEGEITVVPETLDDLWHLKYIIEKGDLIFALTKRKSDSANDKIRPEKIEKKTVRLGIRVENLEFHKFSNRLRIHGPIEHGMDAGSYHTLNVEDGVDISIIKRWKKDQIERINEAEASSKKPGVIIVAVEEGDADIGLVRHYGVESYAHICQSSGKGEGTLREVFFNEILDKLKYVVSDSQSVVVAGPGFTKDDFLKYVESNDPELAGGIIVEDTSSIGTSGFQEVLRRGAVDRIMEQSRIAREASLMESLLKEIAMDGKVVYGVEEVKRANNYGSIETLLISDEFLLHEREKGEGGGIDAFIRNVEYSQGKLVVFSTEFEPGQKLEALGGIAALLRFKV encoded by the coding sequence ATGAGAGTTACCAAAAAAAACCTGAAAGGAAATGAAGGGGAGATCACCGTAGTACCGGAGACCCTGGATGACCTCTGGCATCTTAAGTACATAATTGAGAAAGGTGATCTTATATTTGCCTTGACCAAACGCAAATCCGATTCTGCAAACGATAAGATACGCCCTGAAAAAATCGAGAAGAAGACTGTGCGGCTTGGTATCAGGGTCGAAAATCTGGAATTCCATAAGTTTTCCAACCGTCTCAGGATCCATGGTCCCATTGAGCACGGAATGGATGCCGGTTCTTATCATACCCTGAATGTCGAGGACGGGGTTGATATTTCCATAATAAAGCGCTGGAAAAAAGACCAGATTGAAAGGATCAATGAGGCAGAGGCATCTTCCAAAAAACCGGGCGTAATAATTGTTGCAGTCGAGGAAGGGGATGCCGACATCGGGCTTGTGCGCCACTATGGTGTGGAATCCTATGCCCATATATGCCAGTCTTCGGGTAAAGGAGAAGGCACTTTAAGAGAGGTCTTTTTCAATGAGATTCTTGACAAGCTTAAATATGTGGTTTCAGATTCTCAGTCTGTCGTGGTTGCAGGGCCCGGCTTTACCAAGGATGATTTTCTCAAATATGTTGAATCAAATGACCCTGAGCTTGCGGGAGGTATTATCGTGGAGGACACTTCTTCGATAGGCACATCTGGTTTCCAGGAAGTGCTGCGCAGGGGTGCGGTTGATAGGATTATGGAGCAATCACGTATAGCCCGGGAAGCATCTCTCATGGAGTCCCTGCTAAAGGAAATAGCTATGGATGGCAAAGTTGTCTATGGGGTGGAGGAAGTTAAGCGGGCCAACAATTACGGTTCGATTGAAACGCTTCTCATTTCTGATGAATTCCTGCTGCATGAACGGGAGAAAGGCGAAGGTGGAGGAATTGACGCTTTCATTAGGAATGTGGAGTATTCTCAGGGAAAGCTTGTGGTTTTCAGTACCGAATTTGAACCCGGGCAAAAACTGGAAGCTCTTGGTGGAATTGCCGCACTCCTGAGATTTAAGGTGTGA
- the rqcH gene encoding ribosome rescue protein RqcH, translating into MKEEMTSADVAALATELGTGENSLVDSKIGKIYQPGESLLRIHLYIFKKGKANLLIEAGSRLHLSEYIPPSPKNPQSFPMLLRKHIMGGRITYFRQYDFDRIIEIGIKRGDDETVLVVEIFGQGNIILLDSDRKIILPMNPVTFKGRRIRSGEIYQYPEAQLTPLDVNEDQLCEVFSNSDSDVVRTLATRFNLGGILSEEVCLRSGVDKNLPASEVDPQIASKLIEAIGVLFSPLEKGQLKPCTVSKPGSKETFDVVPFDLEKYADFEKNYYDSFNKALDDFFGKRAAISLEQKKEASVKEKTEDVFQRRLKQQEGAIKKFEKDIEKNTSIAEKIYEHYQDIELLLQTLLDAREKDYSWKEIQSIISDAKDELPAAKKIINIDGSQGLVLLDLDGKKANIDVRLTVPQNAMRYYEKAKKLEKKRKGALAAIEDTKNAMKKKKAAPKKHFKVVHKKHWYERFRWFFSSDGFLVVGGRDATTNEEIVKKYMEKRDLVFHTQAPGAPITVVKTGGKEIPDTTLQEAAEFVVSFSSIWKGGQFSGDCYWIYPEQVTKTPESGEYLKKGSFIIRGERNYYRDVPVRAAVGLELKPETRAIGGPVSAVKARGEHVVELTPGKFNQNDIAKKIYRIYVDRLKDVHFVKQIASPDKIANVLPPGESDIKK; encoded by the coding sequence ATGAAAGAAGAGATGACAAGTGCAGATGTGGCTGCACTGGCAACGGAACTTGGCACAGGGGAAAATTCCCTGGTCGATTCCAAAATAGGCAAGATTTATCAGCCCGGTGAGAGCCTTCTGCGTATCCACCTCTATATTTTTAAGAAAGGTAAGGCCAATCTTTTAATTGAGGCCGGGAGCAGGTTGCACCTTAGTGAATATATTCCTCCCAGCCCGAAAAATCCCCAGTCCTTTCCCATGCTTTTGCGTAAACATATAATGGGTGGACGTATAACTTATTTCAGGCAATATGATTTTGACCGTATTATTGAGATTGGTATAAAAAGAGGGGACGATGAGACTGTTCTTGTCGTAGAGATCTTTGGACAGGGCAACATAATATTGCTGGACAGCGACAGAAAAATCATTCTGCCTATGAACCCTGTTACTTTTAAGGGCAGGCGTATCAGGAGTGGTGAGATCTACCAGTACCCTGAAGCGCAGCTGACACCTCTTGATGTGAATGAGGACCAGTTATGTGAAGTGTTTTCTAATTCCGACTCGGATGTAGTGCGAACCCTGGCAACGCGTTTTAATCTGGGGGGTATCCTCTCAGAAGAAGTCTGTCTGCGAAGTGGTGTCGACAAAAACCTTCCAGCTTCGGAAGTTGATCCGCAGATCGCCTCTAAATTGATTGAAGCAATAGGTGTTCTTTTCTCACCTCTGGAAAAAGGGCAGTTAAAACCCTGTACTGTCAGCAAACCGGGTTCAAAAGAAACCTTTGATGTAGTACCCTTTGATCTTGAAAAATACGCAGACTTTGAAAAGAATTACTATGATTCATTCAACAAGGCACTGGATGATTTCTTTGGCAAAAGAGCTGCAATATCCCTGGAACAAAAAAAGGAAGCCTCTGTGAAAGAAAAAACAGAAGACGTATTCCAGCGCAGGCTCAAACAACAAGAGGGTGCCATTAAGAAATTTGAGAAGGATATAGAGAAAAATACCTCCATTGCTGAGAAGATATATGAACACTATCAGGACATAGAGCTATTACTGCAAACCCTTCTTGATGCCCGTGAAAAAGATTATTCCTGGAAAGAAATCCAGTCAATAATCTCAGATGCAAAGGATGAACTGCCTGCGGCTAAAAAGATAATAAATATCGATGGTTCACAGGGTCTTGTCCTGCTGGACCTTGATGGCAAGAAGGCGAATATTGATGTCAGACTGACAGTGCCCCAGAATGCCATGCGCTATTATGAGAAAGCCAAGAAACTGGAAAAGAAGCGTAAAGGGGCCCTTGCTGCAATCGAAGATACGAAAAATGCAATGAAAAAGAAAAAAGCAGCACCTAAAAAGCATTTCAAGGTAGTGCATAAGAAACACTGGTATGAACGTTTCCGATGGTTCTTTTCTTCGGATGGTTTCCTTGTGGTAGGTGGCAGGGACGCCACAACCAACGAGGAAATTGTAAAGAAATACATGGAAAAAAGGGACCTTGTATTCCATACTCAGGCACCGGGGGCCCCGATTACTGTTGTCAAGACAGGGGGAAAGGAAATTCCCGACACAACCTTGCAGGAAGCAGCGGAGTTCGTGGTTTCATTTTCAAGTATCTGGAAAGGGGGCCAGTTCAGCGGGGATTGCTACTGGATCTATCCCGAACAGGTCACAAAGACGCCGGAATCCGGGGAGTATCTTAAGAAAGGTTCCTTTATTATCCGGGGTGAGCGAAATTATTACAGGGACGTGCCAGTCAGGGCTGCGGTGGGCCTGGAACTCAAACCCGAGACCCGGGCAATCGGCGGTCCTGTCTCGGCTGTGAAAGCGCGGGGTGAACATGTGGTAGAACTGACACCCGGCAAATTCAACCAGAACGATATAGCAAAGAAAATATACCGTATATATGTGGACCGTCTAAAGGATGTGCATTTTGTAAAACAGATAGCATCCCCTGACAAGATTGCCAATGTACTGCCGCCGGGCGAATCAGATATCAAAAAGTGA
- a CDS encoding DNA primase small subunit domain-containing protein, whose amino-acid sequence MNTSTKRYLKSRFHDYYREAKIHVPHSLTKREWGFISYDSMPETMMYRHKAFGTGGELRDYLVSMQPAHVYHSVALYDYPDAPTMKEKKWQGADLIFDLDADHLQDAPSSYAAMLEMVKTESLRLLDFLIDDFGFDEDNIKAVFSGGRGYHFHITDPKIWELESSQRREIVDYVGGKGIKSEYFYQKEFMIGDHGTGTRTFNDRTEILSKYVIKNPDTGWGKRLAEYIASYLEEEGQKEEKERFADIKHIKGFGKKTRQRMNRITKDSKALEDIRRGRLDFGKIKDFKAIMAQFFDNTIDQHRVTLAGSAQVDEPVTADIKRLIRLPGSLHGGSGMKVIPLKLEDMEDFEPLQDAVAFSDRPVTLKAIKPLEVQMKDLDIRVEEGVQELPEYAAVYLMCRGVAEYGSY is encoded by the coding sequence ATGAACACATCAACAAAACGCTATCTCAAATCAAGGTTTCATGATTATTACAGGGAAGCAAAAATACATGTCCCCCATTCCCTGACCAAACGTGAATGGGGATTCATCTCGTATGACTCCATGCCTGAAACCATGATGTACAGGCATAAAGCATTCGGTACGGGAGGAGAACTCAGAGACTATCTTGTATCAATGCAACCAGCCCATGTTTATCATTCGGTTGCCCTTTATGATTATCCGGATGCACCCACAATGAAAGAGAAAAAATGGCAGGGTGCAGACCTCATATTTGATCTTGATGCCGATCACTTGCAGGACGCCCCTTCTTCCTATGCAGCAATGCTGGAAATGGTAAAAACAGAATCATTAAGATTGCTGGACTTCCTGATAGACGATTTTGGTTTTGATGAAGATAATATAAAAGCTGTCTTTTCCGGTGGAAGAGGATACCACTTCCACATAACTGACCCTAAAATATGGGAACTGGAAAGTTCCCAGAGAAGGGAAATTGTGGATTATGTGGGGGGAAAGGGGATAAAATCTGAATATTTCTACCAGAAAGAATTCATGATCGGAGACCATGGAACCGGAACACGTACCTTCAATGACCGAACGGAGATACTTTCCAAATATGTAATAAAAAACCCCGATACAGGCTGGGGAAAAAGACTTGCTGAATATATTGCCTCATATCTTGAAGAAGAAGGACAAAAGGAAGAAAAAGAACGTTTTGCAGATATAAAACATATAAAGGGATTCGGCAAAAAAACACGACAACGGATGAACCGGATAACCAAAGACAGTAAGGCTCTGGAAGACATACGCAGAGGAAGACTGGATTTTGGGAAAATTAAGGATTTCAAAGCCATAATGGCCCAGTTTTTTGATAATACAATCGACCAGCATCGTGTCACACTGGCAGGATCGGCACAGGTGGATGAACCGGTCACTGCAGATATAAAAAGATTGATACGATTACCGGGTTCCCTGCATGGCGGCTCAGGGATGAAGGTAATTCCTTTAAAGCTGGAAGACATGGAAGATTTCGAACCACTTCAGGATGCTGTTGCCTTTTCGGATAGGCCGGTAACGTTAAAAGCCATAAAACCTTTAGAAGTACAAATGAAGGATCTGGATATCCGGGTTGAAGAAGGAGTACAGGAGCTTCCCGAATATGCAGCGGTGTATTTGATGTGCAGAGGGGTTGCTGAATATGGATCGTACTGA
- a CDS encoding 50S ribosomal protein L44e has translation MKIPKRFRTYCPYCKTHTEHVAEKVKKGRESMTTRIRRQKKRHTGIGNSGKFSKVPSGDKPTKRIALRYRCSKCNKAHQRPCFRAKKFDFKE, from the coding sequence ATGAAGATCCCAAAACGGTTCAGAACATACTGCCCTTACTGCAAAACCCATACAGAACATGTTGCTGAAAAGGTTAAAAAGGGCAGGGAATCAATGACCACACGTATCAGAAGGCAGAAGAAAAGGCATACTGGTATAGGAAACAGTGGGAAGTTCTCCAAGGTCCCAAGTGGTGACAAACCAACAAAAAGGATTGCCCTGCGATACCGTTGCAGCAAGTGCAACAAGGCACATCAGAGACCCTGCTTCCGTGCAAAGAAATTCGATTTCAAGGAGTGA
- a CDS encoding 30S ribosomal protein S27e, protein MAEPNSRFLKVKCNDCSNEQVIFGSASQKVSCLVCGRTLAEPTGGKSTITTHILEVLE, encoded by the coding sequence ATGGCCGAACCAAACAGCAGATTTTTGAAAGTAAAATGCAATGATTGCTCCAATGAGCAGGTTATTTTTGGCAGTGCAAGCCAGAAAGTAAGCTGTCTTGTATGCGGCAGGACCCTTGCAGAACCAACTGGCGGAAAATCTACAATTACAACACATATACTGGAAGTACTCGAATAA
- a CDS encoding translation initiation factor IF-2 subunit alpha, translating into MENNKWPEVGDFVVCAVKNVTDFGAYTTLEEYDGKEGFIHISEIKAGWVKYVRDYVREGQKIVCKVLRVDTSRRHIDLSLKDVNEHQKRAKIQEWKNEQKAEKWLQFVAEEAGLDKQQLQKIEDSFDTEFGSKYSAFEEAAMRGEDAFSNLKIDKKVVEIIVKLAQDNIKLPFVEIAGHIDLKSSAPNGIEIIKEALRAASEVKMEDVRLDITYTGAPRYRIRVIAPDYKVAESVLKESAEKAIEKIEYLGGEGAFHRHAETAKA; encoded by the coding sequence ATGGAAAACAACAAGTGGCCTGAAGTCGGTGATTTTGTAGTCTGTGCGGTAAAAAATGTCACTGACTTTGGCGCCTACACGACTCTTGAGGAATACGACGGAAAAGAAGGATTCATCCATATATCTGAGATTAAGGCAGGATGGGTCAAATATGTCAGGGATTATGTCAGGGAAGGACAGAAAATTGTCTGCAAGGTCCTGAGAGTAGATACCTCACGTCGCCATATTGACCTTTCCCTAAAAGATGTAAACGAACATCAGAAAAGGGCAAAAATCCAGGAATGGAAGAACGAACAGAAGGCTGAGAAATGGCTACAGTTCGTCGCAGAAGAAGCAGGACTCGACAAACAGCAACTTCAGAAAATAGAAGATTCTTTTGACACAGAATTCGGAAGTAAATACTCTGCCTTTGAAGAAGCTGCCATGCGCGGGGAAGACGCCTTCAGCAACCTCAAGATCGATAAAAAAGTTGTTGAAATCATTGTCAAACTCGCACAGGACAATATCAAACTGCCGTTTGTGGAGATTGCCGGACATATAGACCTTAAAAGTTCTGCACCGAACGGAATCGAGATCATTAAGGAAGCCTTAAGGGCCGCCAGTGAAGTGAAGATGGAAGATGTCCGTCTGGATATAACATATACCGGTGCACCCAGATATCGTATCAGGGTGATAGCTCCCGATTATAAGGTTGCAGAATCTGTCCTGAAGGAATCTGCAGAAAAAGCCATCGAAAAAATAGAGTATCTTGGCGGAGAAGGTGCCTTCCACAGGCATGCGGAAACTGCCAAGGCGTGA
- a CDS encoding RNA-protein complex protein Nop10: MKCISCGEYTLQETCPKCGERTIKPSPARYSPRDPYGKYRRLSKRN; the protein is encoded by the coding sequence TTGAAATGCATTTCCTGTGGGGAATACACCCTGCAGGAAACGTGTCCAAAATGTGGGGAAAGGACTATCAAGCCTTCACCTGCACGCTATTCTCCCCGTGACCCATACGGGAAATATCGCAGATTGAGCAAAAGGAATTGA
- a CDS encoding proteasome assembly chaperone family protein, with the protein MQNTKIVRHNTEIEIQDSTLLVGLPGVGHVGKLVVDHLIEQFEAEKLLEIYSTSFPPQVLVDENSTVRLISNIFYTFQVNGKDILLLAGDQQSTNSEGHYELCDLYLDIAEEYGVSRIFTLGGFPTGQLDHVDEVLGAVNQEDLVESLKEHGVTFKEKEPNGGIVGASGLILGLSKFRDIDAACLMGYTSGYLVDPKSAQSLLAVLSSILDIEVDISELEERAKEMEKIVANLVEAKQQQQQQQMLTETPRDEDLGYIG; encoded by the coding sequence ATGCAGAATACAAAAATCGTGCGTCATAATACTGAGATTGAAATTCAGGATTCTACCCTGCTTGTCGGCCTGCCGGGCGTAGGACATGTGGGCAAACTTGTTGTTGATCACCTCATCGAGCAATTCGAAGCAGAAAAACTTCTGGAAATATATTCCACCTCATTCCCCCCTCAGGTACTTGTAGATGAAAATAGTACAGTGAGACTTATAAGTAACATATTCTATACATTTCAGGTAAATGGCAAGGACATCCTGCTGCTTGCGGGCGACCAGCAAAGTACAAATTCAGAGGGACATTACGAGCTGTGTGACCTGTATCTGGATATTGCCGAAGAGTATGGGGTTTCCAGGATCTTTACCCTTGGAGGATTCCCGACAGGACAGCTGGACCATGTTGATGAAGTCCTGGGTGCCGTGAATCAGGAAGACCTTGTAGAAAGTCTAAAAGAGCACGGAGTAACCTTCAAGGAAAAAGAACCCAACGGTGGAATTGTTGGAGCTTCTGGACTAATCCTTGGCCTGAGCAAATTCCGGGATATTGATGCTGCATGCCTTATGGGATATACATCCGGATATCTTGTAGATCCTAAAAGTGCCCAATCACTGCTCGCTGTGCTGAGCAGTATACTTGATATCGAGGTTGATATCAGTGAACTTGAGGAACGTGCCAAAGAGATGGAGAAAATCGTGGCCAACCTCGTAGAAGCAAAACAGCAGCAACAACAGCAACAGATGCTCACGGAAACACCCAGGGACGAGGACCTGGGCTACATCGGATAA
- a CDS encoding TIGR00375 family protein codes for MLINADLHLHSKYSMACSNKMELPVMAREAAKKGINLVATGDCIHPGWLSEIKEYAQDDETVGIDNTSFILTTEIEDRNRVHHLLLVPSISKAEELAEKMSSYGDLAIDGRPTVKLDGCQVAEIAADTGALIGPCHAFTPWTAMYAYHDSLKSCYGDMTDSIAFLELGLSADSDYADRIEELQDLTFLSNSDAHSPWSNKLAREFNRLEVPEMSFEGVEKAILRKEGYGCVLNVGFFPQEGKYNESACIKCYRHYPMEEAMNLNWNCRVCGGQIKKGVADRVNELANYEAPQHPSHRPDYLHLIPLAEIIMMALGHASINTKGVSNAWKALVERFGSETAVLLEADISQLDFVDPRIVRSIEAFRNEDVILHPGGGGKYGWIELPDNLKTNTKSGSRKVDPDDPTPEAKNQKSLFDF; via the coding sequence ATGTTGATCAATGCCGACCTGCACCTGCATTCCAAATATTCCATGGCCTGTTCCAATAAGATGGAACTGCCTGTAATGGCCCGGGAAGCCGCTAAAAAGGGAATCAATCTTGTGGCAACAGGAGATTGCATACATCCCGGATGGCTTTCCGAGATCAAGGAATATGCGCAGGATGACGAGACGGTAGGCATCGATAATACTTCTTTTATCCTTACAACTGAGATCGAGGACAGGAATCGCGTACACCACCTGCTGCTAGTTCCCTCCATATCCAAAGCAGAAGAACTGGCGGAAAAAATGTCCTCCTATGGGGACCTCGCTATTGACGGCAGGCCGACGGTGAAACTGGACGGTTGCCAGGTAGCGGAAATCGCAGCCGACACCGGAGCCCTGATCGGTCCCTGTCATGCGTTTACGCCCTGGACTGCCATGTATGCCTACCATGACAGCCTGAAGAGTTGCTACGGGGATATGACCGACAGTATTGCTTTCCTTGAACTGGGGTTGAGCGCTGACAGTGATTATGCAGACAGGATCGAAGAACTCCAGGACCTGACATTTCTTTCAAATTCCGATGCCCACTCTCCCTGGTCCAACAAACTGGCCCGGGAATTCAACCGCCTGGAGGTCCCTGAGATGTCCTTTGAAGGTGTGGAAAAGGCAATCCTGAGGAAAGAAGGGTATGGCTGTGTGCTCAATGTGGGATTTTTCCCGCAGGAAGGCAAGTACAATGAATCGGCCTGTATCAAGTGTTACCGGCATTACCCGATGGAAGAAGCAATGAACCTGAACTGGAATTGCCGGGTTTGTGGCGGCCAGATCAAGAAAGGCGTGGCAGACCGGGTAAACGAACTGGCCAACTATGAAGCCCCGCAACACCCATCCCACCGCCCGGATTACCTGCACCTGATCCCCCTGGCGGAGATCATTATGATGGCCCTGGGCCATGCAAGCATCAATACAAAGGGGGTGAGCAATGCCTGGAAGGCTCTTGTGGAACGTTTCGGCAGCGAGACCGCGGTGCTGCTGGAGGCTGACATCTCGCAGCTGGATTTCGTGGATCCCAGGATTGTCAGAAGCATCGAGGCCTTCCGCAACGAAGACGTGATCCTGCACCCCGGCGGCGGGGGCAAATACGGCTGGATCGAGCTGCCCGACAATTTGAAAACAAACACAAAATCCGGTTCCCGGAAAGTCGACCCCGATGACCCGACACCAGAGGCAAAGAACCAGAAAAGCCTCTTTGATTTCTGA